From the Lysinibacillus fusiformis genome, the window CACGTACAATAATTTGTAATACTTGCTCTTTATTTTTTAATGCTTCTTCAACAAGATGGAAGCCCTCTATAAGGAATTCACCTGAACGTTCACGCTCTTTTCTTGTCGTCGCTAATTTTTTCCAATATTTCACTAACGCATTTTGCGTAGATTCGATTCTCTTCATCGCTACCTCTTACCGCCTTTTTCCTATATATTGACCACTATTATACCTTAGGAAATGGCAAATTTCATAGCTAAGTGAGAAAACTGTTATTTTCTTTTGGTGGCAAGTGAGGAACCAATTAAACATGCTATAATCATACACATCTAATTAAAACAAGGAGAGAGGAAAATAGATGAAAAAAACGATACATGTAGTCGGAGCCATCATTGAAAATGAACAACATGAAATTTTCTGTGCTTTAAGAAATCCACAAATGGTACTAGCAAATTATTGGGAATTCCCTGGCGGTAAAATAGAGCAAGGTGAAACACCAGAACAGGCGCTTTATCGTGAAATCCTTGAGGAATTCAACTGTACGATTCAAGTAGGTGAGCTAGTTGAAATAACCCTCCATGAATACGAGCAATTTTTCGTTCACTTAGAAACATACAAAGCTTCTATTATAAAAGGTACACCCCAAATATTGGAACATGCTGAAGCAAGATGGGTTCCCCGCAGGCAATTGCTCGACCTTCCATTTGCTCCAGCAGATCTGCCTTCCATTCGAAAATTGTTAGTCGAAATGTAAAAGCTATTCACTTCATTTCATGAAAATGGGTAACTTGGTTTCGTCCATGCGCTTTCGATACATACAATGCTTCGTCTGCTTTTTTTATGAATGCCGTTTCTGTATCTTCTGACGTTACTGTGGCAATCCCCATACTGATCGTAATACAACCTGTTGGCCAATCATCCTGCTCCACGGTGTGTCTAATTTGTTCGCAGATTTCTTTTGCAACAGTTTTCTCGGTCGTGGGTAAGATGATGATAAACTCCTCACCGCCGTAACGAGCGACGGTGTCTTCTGTACGTACTTGTTGCTGTAATAGCTGCGCCAATTGAACAAGGACATCGTCTCCAACTTGATGACCGTATGTATCATTAACCTTTTTAAAATGATCGATATCTAAAATACATAACGAAAAAGGCTCTGCCGTCTCGTGAAAATAATTGAAATGTTGTTCAAGTTTTTCCTGGAAAAATCTTCTATTTTTCAAACCAGTCAGTTTATCTGTCATCGATAATTCTACTAAAGCAGCATTCATCTCTAATAATTTCGCCTGCTGTTGTTCTATTTCTACATGAATTTGCTCCAAATTAGCTAATGCTCGATCCTTTTCTTGGTAGGCAGCCTCCAGTAGTTTTTTGGCTGATCGTAATTCCTGTTCATAATCTATGCGCTTTTTCATCTTTACTAGAATACAATCAATTCGTTCTACCGTATCCTCTGTATACAATCTAGCATTCATTAAAAATGGAACTGACATCCCGTCCTTCTGTTTGAGATGAATAAATAATTCCTCTACTTGCCCCTCTAAATTAATCGTAGGATAAAAATAAGAGTGAAAAATCATCTTATTGGGCGTAGATAGAAGAATTTCTAGATGCTTCTGTAATAATTCCTCTTGTCCATAGCCGAGCCAATCTAGCAGGGTTTGATTGATTTCTGAAATAAGCCCTTCATGTGTGATGGAAAGAAAACCACATGGTGCGTTATTGAGTCGTTTGTCCATTGTTGACAATCCTTTCATTGTTCCCTACAAAAAATCTGTAATACACTGTATTGTTTCATTCGGGTGACTAATATGTGGATAATGTCCTTTCGCTTTCATTAATTGCAACGTGCTGTTTTTGAGATGCTGATGTAAATAATCTCCAACACCAATTGGCACAATACTATCTTCCGAGCATTGGATAATCAACGAAGGGACAGTTCCCTTTGATAAATCACTTCGATGATCAGATAAAAATGTTACCTCAGCAAATTCTTTTGCGATGATAGGGTCTGCTGCTATAAAGGTTTGTTTCAGTTCCTGTGTTAATGTTGGTTGTTCAGGATTACTCATTGCAATAGGCGCCATATAGCTAGCCCAACCTGCAAAGTTCATTTCCATCATATCTAATAACTCCGCAATATCACTTCGCTCAAATCCCCCTCGATAACCATCATCATTTAAATAACACGGAGAAGGACCAATCATAATCAACTTTTTAAAATAATTAGGATGCTGGATAGATGCGAGCAGTCCTATCATGGCACTAATGGAATGCCCTACAAAAATACTATTTTGTAATGATAGCGTTTCAATAATGTCCAATAAATCTTGTACATAGCCCTGTAATGTTTGATATTTTTCAGATGAATAGGCACCTATATCTGAGTTACCTGAGCCGACATAATCGAATAATATAATCTGATATTTGTCCATAAATGCAGGCGTAATGAAACGCCACATGTTTTGATCACAGCCAAATCCATGTGCAAAAATAATCGGTTGGTCTCCTTGTCCGAATACTTTTACATTATTACGAACAACAATATTTTCCATTCTAATTACTCCTTTTAGAAATATATGTAATAGGTTTATTGTGACCCCTTATACAGTAATTATCAAGCTAAAACATGAAAAACAAAAAGGAGCAGTAATGTCTCTGCACTCTGCTCAATACTCAGTCTACAGCCACTTTCTAATAGGTGGGATACTCTGTGGAAATTGAAAGACATTATACGGATCATATTTTGTTTTCACTTCTCGCAGCCTTCTAAAATTGCGAGCGTAATAGGCTGTCTGCCAGTCCTGAATAAATCGATCTGGAAAATTCACATAATCACCAGACGTATAAGGTGATAAAGCGCGTCGTAAGTTTTCTACCCACTTCATATTTTGTTCTTTCTCATTCGAATTTTCCCAGGAAGTATTATATTCTTGCGCTATTAACGCATTGCGATAGTAATAGGCTGTATGATTTTGAGCAATTTCACTGACCGCTCCTCTTAAAGATTGTTGCCAGATCGTTGTATTTGAATTAGGTGCATGAGCTAAAAATTCTTTCATTCGCTGAATCGCCTTATATGGAAACGGTCTCTCCAAAAATGACCCTGATCTTTTTCGAAGGGCAGGCTGGTTGCCGCTTGGTAAATCAAAAAATTCTACTGCCTTGATATATGGCACTTCTTTTATCCAAATACTTGTTGGCAAACCTGCCTTTCTAAGAGGGCGAAGCAACTTCTTTAATTCAGCTGCTGATCCTATGAACTCACCTTGTGCAACGATTTCACCTACTTCCTTTGTTTTTAACTCAATCTGTGAAGTCAGACGCTTATCTGTATAAGGAGCCCATTTTTGCCATGCATCAAAGGCCACTTCAAAATCATCCCATCCCCATGTAATGGAGAAGAGTGATACCTCATTAATCGCATGTAACTTGAATGTCAATGAAGTGACTATACCAAAATTGCCACCACCGCCGCCACGACTTGCCCAAAAAAGATCCTTATTGTGTTGCTTATTTGCTCTGATTACCTGAGCACCTTCATGTCCACTAGCGACCACCGTTTCGATTTCAATGAGATTGTCACAAGTTAAACCGAATGGACGTGATAACATCCCAATACCCCCACCAAGGGTCAACCCGACCACCCCAACACTACTTTCTGTGCCAGCAGGAATGGTGACACCATGTTCCCATAATGTACGATAGACTTTTCCCATATTGGCTCCAGCATCAATCCTAGCTGTCATTTCTGGAAGATTAATCGAAACCTTATTCATATCACTTACATCAATGACAAGACCCTTATTTACTAAAGAAAAATTTTCATAGCTATGACGACCACTTCGAATTCTAAAAGTCTCATTGTTTTCTCTGGCCCATTTTAATGCATTAACCACATCTTTCGTTTCTTGACAAAACACAATGACACTCGGATATTTGGGGTTATTTAAATTATTATTCGTTCTCGCTTGTTCATAATCCGAATCTTCAGGAGTCACGATTCTACCCGTGAGCTTTGCCTTTTTCAATATCAAGCCCCTTTCTCATAATGATACTTATCCTATGCAACTCATTTAAAAAGAATTTGAAGTTTCAACTATTTTATTGGACACACACTAAAATACTCATTTTCACAATTGAAACATATGATGCACTAATAATATTGTGTTGGAGGTGTTCTATGCTTATTCATGTAGTGAGTGCTGGCGAAACACTGTGGCAAATCGCCAATCGTTATGCTGTACCAGTTCAATCTATTAGTCAATTAAATGCATTAGCTACTCCCGATCAACTAGCCATCGGACAATCACTGGTTATCCCTTCTCCTTATACAATGTATACGGTTCAAAAGGGAGATACGTTATGGTCCATCGCACAGAAATTTAGCGTTCCCTTGCAATCTATCATATTAGAGAATCATCTAACTAATCCCGATCAATTAACACCAGGAACGAAATTAATTATTCCACCCATTGTTCATATCGTGCAGCCAGGAGAAACTTTATGGCAAATAGCACAGCGATATGGTACGACTATTCAAGCCATTGCTGTAGAAAATCAAATAAACAACCCCAATATGCTTTATGTGGGCGCTCAATTGATGATCCCAAGAGAATTACCGATGATTGAGGTCAATGCTTATTCCTACCAGCCTTCTGAAGAAGCTGTAGATTCCATTAATGCTGTTGGTCATCTACTCACTTATTTTAGTCCATTTGCTTATAAGATGAAGGAAGATGGTACATTACAGCCCATCAATGATGAAAACATGATAGCAGCAGCAAAAGCTAAACATATCATCCCTATGTTAACGCTCACTAATTTTACTTCTACAGAAGAAGGCTCTAATTTAGCACAAGTCGTCTTGTCCAATGCAGAGCTACGGAAAAAGGTCATGAATAATGTGTTACAGGTGATGCAAGATAAAGGGTACCAAGTATTAAATATTGATTTTGAAAATGTTTTGCCAGCTGATCGCGAAAATTACAATGCCTTTATTCAATTAGCTGTGGATACACTTCATCCAAAGGGCTATTTAGTGTCAACAGCGCTTGCACCTAAAACAAGTGCTTCACAAACTGGAACATTATATGAAGCGCATGATTACGAGGCACATGGGAGAATAGCTGATTTTGTGGTATTAATGACCTATGAATGGGGATATCGCCTTGGACCCCCACAAGCCATTTCCCCCATTAATGAAATGCGAAGAGTTGTGGAGTATGCTTTAACTGAAATACCAGCCGATAAAATTTTATTGGGTTTTGAGTTGTATGCGCGTGATTGGCTCTTACCTCATGTCAAAGGCCAAGAAGCCGAAACATTTAGTCCTCAGGAAGCTCTCAATCGAGCCATCAAATACGGGGCAACAATCCAATTTGATCCAACTGCACAATCTCCTTTTTATCGATATGTTGATGAGCAAGGAAGGAATCATGAGGTATGGTTTGAAGACGCGAGAAGTGCACAAGCGAAATTTGACCTGACTAAACAGTATAACCTGCGAGGCATTAGTTATTGGGCACTAGGATTCCCATTCCCTCAAAATTGGGTTTTATTAAACGATAATTTTTCTGTTAAAAAATCTTAATGCTCATTATTGTTCTCAAAAAACAAAGTGCTATGCGACTTTTCCATGTGAAGTGCTATCTGTGATGACGGGATAAGAAATTCATTTCAAAGCCATATTAAATGATATCAACAGGAAAGGAGCAACTCACATGGGAAGAGACAATAAACAAGGTCAAAGCAATAATAAAGGCTCGTTACCTCAAACGCCAAAAAACCAAAAGATTGCACCAAATAAGGTGAGTGAGGAATTTTCTCAAGAGTTTATGGAGCTAATTAATACAGTCACGCAAAATAAGAATAAGCAGAAAAAATAGGGGGGCTTCAGTTGGATTTTCAGCGAGCACAAGAAATTGTCGCCTCACCGTTAGAATTTGAAGTGAGCTATAATGGCGTTTCCATCTGGATTGATCAACTTCATGATGATGAAAAAACAGCGACCGTTCACCTACGCCGTTCATTAGAAGAGCGGTCTGAAGTAGCTATATCCGAGTTAAAGGAAGAATATCTCGTTCACTAAACAGCAAGAACCTGCTTATTCAATATCAATAAGCAGGTTTTTTTTTAAATAATATAATCGTCAATATATTGAAGCTGTGTTAACACTTCATCCACACGATGGTGTAAATCTTTATAGGTTTCCGTTATTTGCTGTGGAGAGACGGGCTTACTGAATAGATAACCTTGAATATAATCACAGCCGCCATCTATTAGAAATGATAATTGTTCTACTTCTTCAATGCCCTCTGCCACAACCTTCAAACGTAAATGTTTAGCCATTGAAATAATCATGGAAACAAGTGCTTCATCATTTGGATTATGTGGCACATTTCTCACAAAAGTTCGGTCAATTTTTAAGCAATCAATTGGGAATTCCTTTAAATAAGATAGAGAGGAATAGCCTGTTCCAAAATCATCTACAGCAATTTGAATACCTAATGCCTTTAACTCATGTAATAGCTGCGTCATTTGATCAATATTCATCGTCATACTTTCCGTAATTTCTAATTGTAAAAATTTCGGATCCAATTTGGTACGTTGTAAAATCTCTTGTACCATTTCTACTAAATCCTGCTGAAATAATTGTCCAAGTGATAAATTCACTGCCACTTTCATCGGAGGTAAGCCTTGTTTCTCCCATGTTTTTGCTTGTGTGCATGCGGTTTCTAATATCCACTTACCTAGCGGGATAATAAGGCCACATTCTTCAGCAATAGGAATAAAGACATCAGGTGGAACAAAGCCACGCGTTGGATGACGCCAGCGTACCAATGCTTCGACCGATTCAATTGTGCCTGTTTTTAAGTTTACCTGTGGTTGATAGTCTAAATAAAATTCATTATTGGCTAACGCATTATGTAAGTCTTGCTCTAACAAAATTCGATCTGCAATGCCTTTAGACATATAGGGCTTGTAAAAAAGAAATCTTTGAGGTATTTGTCTAGCCTCTTGCATCGCTAACTGTGCATGCATTAATAGCTCTTCACCCGTCCCTTTATCCTCATAGAGCGCAATCCCTATATTTAGATTGCCATTCAATGAAAATAATTGTACTTGTAAAGGATCTGTCATAGCACTTTTGAGATTTAAGCAAAATTGTAATAATTCTTCGATGGTCTTTACATGGTTAATATAAATAACAAATTGTTCCTCACGAAGTTTAGTGGCAAAATAATGAGGAGGTACGATCGCTTGTATACGCTCTGCTACAAGCTTCATCATTTTATTAGAGTTGCTTATCCCAATGGAAGAACGAATCGCCGCAAAGCGATCAATTTCTATGGCAATGATAGCCTTTTGTGCTTTATTATCATGTAAATTTTCTTTTAACGTCTTAAGTAATAAATGTTCATTTGGCAGCAGTGTAATGTCATCATGATAAGCTTGAAATCGAAGTTCCTGTTGAGATTGTTCAAGATCCTTTTTAATTTTCAACAGCTGCTGAAATGGTTTTTCCACAGATGTGTAATAAATCGCCTTTAAGAAAAAATAGAATGCTAAAAACTGATAGATCAATGCCGAGAAATCCCATATTGCATTTTGATCTTGACTAACAATAAAGAAGACATCGCTTACAATAAGAGAAATAGCGGCACTGATTAGCCACATAGAACGCTTCGGTAATTTTTTTACATATTTACTAACTATAACAATGGTTATAATTTGAAGAATAATAGCAAATAAGTGTACCATATTATCAATATAATCGAACCAATGTTTTGGCAATATATACGCTAGAAAAACAGTTCCTAGTACGAAAAGCACAGAACTACCATAAGTCAATATCCGATGATTCATGGTTAATCGCTTTTTAGGGTATAAAATAATTAGTAAAAATCCAATGGAAAGATACAAACGCATCAATATATGTAAGGGCTCGTCCAAAAAGCTCCATTCACTAGATTGGCTAAAGAATAAGCTGACTAATTCTAGTAAGGCAATAATGAAAAACATGTTTCCTATGTATAAAGTTTGATTGGATAATAAGTGTGAAAATACTAAATAGGATTGGATCGCAATTGCCATTGTAAAAACAATGATTAAAACTTGTATCACCAATTTTAAATCTTGATACATGCCACCCTGGAAAACACCATATATTTGATTGCTAAAGCTTAATAATGGTATGACAAGTAATAATGGTAATACCATGTACCAAATCTCTTTTTTCTCTATCTGATTAAACCATCTCTCCACTCCAAACCCTCCATACTACTATATAAACATTCACTAGGAAATTTTATCTATCTATATCGAATAATTAATTTTGAATTGTATATTTCTTTGACTTCTTACAAATCATAACACTTTTATCGGAATTTGTATGCATCCATGTGAAGTATGCTAATATTCATTTTATTTCAATATTAGCATACTTTTGATATTTTTAGTGCTTTATTCCACTATGAAAAGTTGATGTTTCAGCCTCTGGACGAGCCTAACCCTTCTTTTTTTGATAGCAGCAACAGATAGACCTAGCACATTGGCTATTTCTGGATCACTGTAATCTTCTGCATAATAAAGGAGTAATATTTTCCTTTCTATTTGCTTTAACTGGGACAACATGATTTCAAGGGAGCTAGGATTTTTTTGATTGTCCCTTTCCTCCAGCTCATTAAGAATATAATTGAGTGTTTCATCATCAACAACTGTCATTCTTTCTGTATAGTTTTTTTCCTTTGATAATTCATTTAAAATCTCTCCTTTTATCCAAGAATAAAGATAAGCGGAAAACTGTCCTTTAGCCGGATCTGCTTTTAGCCATGCCCTCCATACAGCAATAGAAGCAATATGACGATAGTAATCAAAATCCTTGTAAATATGAAGCTGTGTAAGAATGGTAGTAATCATTGGTTGCACAGCCTCTAAAATTTCTTCAAAAGATTGTGTCGATGAGAGATTCTGATCGTTTTGAATGGACATTCTACTCTTCCTATCGACTATGCACAGTCCAAAATTCCTAGGTGACATAATCTTAGACCGTTACGTTACTTGAAGCGAATAGTCATTTTCATCATTACATAGTGCATAATGAATAAAATGCTTGTCATATTTAGTCAAAATTTCCTTAGGTTATGGCAAAAATCATCTATTTTCTTTGGTATTTCATACATATTTAAACGATAGTTGGACAAATTACTACTAAGGAGGCGATATAGTTGAATTTCCAAATAAGAGACGCAATTACAGCCAATGTACATGGTCAATCTGCCGCAGAATTTAAAGATATTGTGGAAGATGCCATTAATCGTGGAGAAGAGCATTTACTGCCAGGGCTTGGGGTGTTTTTTGAAAAATGGTGGAAGCAATCCAGTCCATCTGAACAGGATGAATTTGTTCAAAAGCTAGAAAAAGTATTTGCTAACTGATTTTTAATGAACAGTGCATTCCATTTCCAATAAATGCGTGTTAAAGTTTTATTTATCAGAAAATTTGGAGGGATTGGAATGACTGTTGCAGTAGAATTACTTGTCAATCAACTCAAACAGGTTTTATTAGAAGAACAAGTGTCAACAAACGAAACGGTACGACAGCTACACGGGAAGGATGAATCTCATCATATGATGAGCTTACCTGATATCGTTGTCTTTCCCCGTTCCACAGCCGATGTCAGTGCGATCTTAAAAATTGCGCATGCACAACGTGTACCAGTTGTACCATTCGGTGTTGGCTCCAGCCTAGAAGGAAACGCGATTCCCATTGCACATGGTATTTCTATCGATTTCTCTGAGATGAATACTATTTTAGAAGTTCGACCTGACGACCTTCTTGTAAAAGTTCAGCCTGGCGTCACACGCTCTCAATTGAATAAGGAGTTAAAAAAACATGGTTTACAATTTACAGTAGATCCAGGTGCAGATGCAACACTAGGTGGCATGGCTGCGACGAATGCTAGTGGTACGACTGCTGTGCGTTACGGAGTTATGCGTGATCAAGTTCGTGATTTAGAGGTTGTCCTTGCAGACGGCTCTGTCATCCATACGGGCAATTTAGCCGCGAAGTCCTCTTCTGGTTATCATTTAAATGGCCTATTTGTCGGCTCAGAAGGAACACTTGGCTGCTTTACGGAGTTAACGTTAAAAGTTTATGGTATACCTGAATTTGTGACGGCGGGGCGAGCTGTTTTTGACACAGTTGGCGATGCTGTCAGTGCCGTTACCGCCTTATTACAGGCTGGTATTTCAATTGGTCGAGTAGAATTGGTCGATGAAGTCTCTATGAAGCAAGCCAATATCTATAACGATACTTCCTATAGCGAAAAACCAACATTATTTTTAGAATTCCACGGAAATGAAGCGGGTATGCACGCAGACATCGCATTTGCTACAGAAATATTTGAGGATTTTAGCTGTCTATCCGTCGAATTTGAACAAGACAACGCTGCTCGTAATAAGCTTTGGGAAGCACGTCATTCTTTGGCCTATGCCTATATTCATGCTTATCCTGGTAAGAAGCTTATGTCAACGGATGTCTGTGTACCAATCTCTGTGCTTGCTGAAACCATTTTATATGCCCGTGAACAGCTTGATCATGTTGGGCTAGCAGGCGGGCTTGTTGGCCATGTGGGCGACGGAAATTTCCATGCACTTTTAATGTTAAATCCAAATGATACCGAGGAGCAGGCAAAAGCGGATCGCTTCAATGAGCAGATCGTCCAATATGCTTTACTTCGAGGTGGCACTTGTACGGGCGAGCATGGTGTTGGCATTGGCAAAATGAAATACCAAGCCACTGAGCACGGTACCTCTTTAGCCGTTATGAAGAGTATAAAGACAGCACTTGATCCCCATAATATTATGAACCCAGGGAAAATTTTCACTATGTAATCTTGCAAAAAACACGATCTCGTCATGAAGACGAAATCGTGTTTTATTTATTAAAGATTGCTAGAACAATTGACACACTCTGTTACGTGGTATCATCGTCCTCTTCAACTTTTAGATTTTAATCATACTACAAAATATCCCCTAATCCTTCCCTTTGTCATCTTTCGCCATCATTAACATCTGATGCGCTAGATAAAACACATGGTTAGGGAAAAGGATACAAGTAATCTCACGCTCCCTTGCTCATCGTTTTTATTTTTGAAAATCCAAATGGGGGTTCTGGTTCATCTAAAATCAAAACTTCAGGCTCTGAAAAAGCGGTCTAGCAATACCGAGTCAATAATCCTTTAAATGAGGTATTTGTACGAAACTGAACTCTTTATTACAAATCATAACGGAAGCCTTTTACTAGCGTATCTCCTTTACGAAAATCCTTAGATTCATCACGTACAAAGCCTAATGATAAATAAAGGTTGATGGCAACCTGCATGATATCGCCCGAATGTAAATATAAAGCTTGATCTTGACGAGCGCGTGCGAAGGCAAAGCTTTCATGTAATAATTTTTTCGCAATGCCTAATCCCCTTCCCTGAGGGTGTACGCCAAGTAAACGTACAATGGTAGAATGTATAGTAAGCTCTGGCAAACCATAAGCCTTTTCAGAATCCGTAAATAGCTGAAGCCCTCCTAAAATCTCATTTCCCCGCTTTGCCACTAAAATTGTTTCTGCATCAGGATTGCCTACAGATGCACGAATAGCACTTAAATATGAAGCCCAATCTTCAGGGTTATTGTATTCTTTCTCATACTGTGAATAGCTCTCTACAAGAACCTCTAAATAACGTGCATGGTCTTCCTCTTTCAACTGTTCAATCA encodes:
- a CDS encoding (deoxy)nucleoside triphosphate pyrophosphohydrolase, with translation MKKTIHVVGAIIENEQHEIFCALRNPQMVLANYWEFPGGKIEQGETPEQALYREILEEFNCTIQVGELVEITLHEYEQFFVHLETYKASIIKGTPQILEHAEARWVPRRQLLDLPFAPADLPSIRKLLVEM
- a CDS encoding sensor domain-containing diguanylate cyclase, which codes for MDKRLNNAPCGFLSITHEGLISEINQTLLDWLGYGQEELLQKHLEILLSTPNKMIFHSYFYPTINLEGQVEELFIHLKQKDGMSVPFLMNARLYTEDTVERIDCILVKMKKRIDYEQELRSAKKLLEAAYQEKDRALANLEQIHVEIEQQQAKLLEMNAALVELSMTDKLTGLKNRRFFQEKLEQHFNYFHETAEPFSLCILDIDHFKKVNDTYGHQVGDDVLVQLAQLLQQQVRTEDTVARYGGEEFIIILPTTEKTVAKEICEQIRHTVEQDDWPTGCITISMGIATVTSEDTETAFIKKADEALYVSKAHGRNQVTHFHEMK
- a CDS encoding alpha/beta fold hydrolase, with translation MENIVVRNNVKVFGQGDQPIIFAHGFGCDQNMWRFITPAFMDKYQIILFDYVGSGNSDIGAYSSEKYQTLQGYVQDLLDIIETLSLQNSIFVGHSISAMIGLLASIQHPNYFKKLIMIGPSPCYLNDDGYRGGFERSDIAELLDMMEMNFAGWASYMAPIAMSNPEQPTLTQELKQTFIAADPIIAKEFAEVTFLSDHRSDLSKGTVPSLIIQCSEDSIVPIGVGDYLHQHLKNSTLQLMKAKGHYPHISHPNETIQCITDFL
- a CDS encoding FAD-binding oxidoreductase; translation: MKKAKLTGRIVTPEDSDYEQARTNNNLNNPKYPSVIVFCQETKDVVNALKWARENNETFRIRSGRHSYENFSLVNKGLVIDVSDMNKVSINLPEMTARIDAGANMGKVYRTLWEHGVTIPAGTESSVGVVGLTLGGGIGMLSRPFGLTCDNLIEIETVVASGHEGAQVIRANKQHNKDLFWASRGGGGGNFGIVTSLTFKLHAINEVSLFSITWGWDDFEVAFDAWQKWAPYTDKRLTSQIELKTKEVGEIVAQGEFIGSAAELKKLLRPLRKAGLPTSIWIKEVPYIKAVEFFDLPSGNQPALRKRSGSFLERPFPYKAIQRMKEFLAHAPNSNTTIWQQSLRGAVSEIAQNHTAYYYRNALIAQEYNTSWENSNEKEQNMKWVENLRRALSPYTSGDYVNFPDRFIQDWQTAYYARNFRRLREVKTKYDPYNVFQFPQSIPPIRKWL
- a CDS encoding LysM peptidoglycan-binding domain-containing protein; the encoded protein is MLIHVVSAGETLWQIANRYAVPVQSISQLNALATPDQLAIGQSLVIPSPYTMYTVQKGDTLWSIAQKFSVPLQSIILENHLTNPDQLTPGTKLIIPPIVHIVQPGETLWQIAQRYGTTIQAIAVENQINNPNMLYVGAQLMIPRELPMIEVNAYSYQPSEEAVDSINAVGHLLTYFSPFAYKMKEDGTLQPINDENMIAAAKAKHIIPMLTLTNFTSTEEGSNLAQVVLSNAELRKKVMNNVLQVMQDKGYQVLNIDFENVLPADRENYNAFIQLAVDTLHPKGYLVSTALAPKTSASQTGTLYEAHDYEAHGRIADFVVLMTYEWGYRLGPPQAISPINEMRRVVEYALTEIPADKILLGFELYARDWLLPHVKGQEAETFSPQEALNRAIKYGATIQFDPTAQSPFYRYVDEQGRNHEVWFEDARSAQAKFDLTKQYNLRGISYWALGFPFPQNWVLLNDNFSVKKS
- a CDS encoding YfhD family protein; the encoded protein is MGRDNKQGQSNNKGSLPQTPKNQKIAPNKVSEEFSQEFMELINTVTQNKNKQKK
- a CDS encoding H-type small acid-soluble spore protein, whose amino-acid sequence is MDFQRAQEIVASPLEFEVSYNGVSIWIDQLHDDEKTATVHLRRSLEERSEVAISELKEEYLVH
- a CDS encoding bifunctional diguanylate cyclase/phosphodiesterase, producing MERWFNQIEKKEIWYMVLPLLLVIPLLSFSNQIYGVFQGGMYQDLKLVIQVLIIVFTMAIAIQSYLVFSHLLSNQTLYIGNMFFIIALLELVSLFFSQSSEWSFLDEPLHILMRLYLSIGFLLIILYPKKRLTMNHRILTYGSSVLFVLGTVFLAYILPKHWFDYIDNMVHLFAIILQIITIVIVSKYVKKLPKRSMWLISAAISLIVSDVFFIVSQDQNAIWDFSALIYQFLAFYFFLKAIYYTSVEKPFQQLLKIKKDLEQSQQELRFQAYHDDITLLPNEHLLLKTLKENLHDNKAQKAIIAIEIDRFAAIRSSIGISNSNKMMKLVAERIQAIVPPHYFATKLREEQFVIYINHVKTIEELLQFCLNLKSAMTDPLQVQLFSLNGNLNIGIALYEDKGTGEELLMHAQLAMQEARQIPQRFLFYKPYMSKGIADRILLEQDLHNALANNEFYLDYQPQVNLKTGTIESVEALVRWRHPTRGFVPPDVFIPIAEECGLIIPLGKWILETACTQAKTWEKQGLPPMKVAVNLSLGQLFQQDLVEMVQEILQRTKLDPKFLQLEITESMTMNIDQMTQLLHELKALGIQIAVDDFGTGYSSLSYLKEFPIDCLKIDRTFVRNVPHNPNDEALVSMIISMAKHLRLKVVAEGIEEVEQLSFLIDGGCDYIQGYLFSKPVSPQQITETYKDLHHRVDEVLTQLQYIDDYII
- a CDS encoding RNA polymerase sigma factor, which gives rise to MSIQNDQNLSSTQSFEEILEAVQPMITTILTQLHIYKDFDYYRHIASIAVWRAWLKADPAKGQFSAYLYSWIKGEILNELSKEKNYTERMTVVDDETLNYILNELEERDNQKNPSSLEIMLSQLKQIERKILLLYYAEDYSDPEIANVLGLSVAAIKKRRVRLVQRLKHQLFIVE
- the sspI gene encoding small acid-soluble spore protein SspI encodes the protein MNFQIRDAITANVHGQSAAEFKDIVEDAINRGEEHLLPGLGVFFEKWWKQSSPSEQDEFVQKLEKVFAN
- a CDS encoding FAD-binding oxidoreductase, translating into MTVAVELLVNQLKQVLLEEQVSTNETVRQLHGKDESHHMMSLPDIVVFPRSTADVSAILKIAHAQRVPVVPFGVGSSLEGNAIPIAHGISIDFSEMNTILEVRPDDLLVKVQPGVTRSQLNKELKKHGLQFTVDPGADATLGGMAATNASGTTAVRYGVMRDQVRDLEVVLADGSVIHTGNLAAKSSSGYHLNGLFVGSEGTLGCFTELTLKVYGIPEFVTAGRAVFDTVGDAVSAVTALLQAGISIGRVELVDEVSMKQANIYNDTSYSEKPTLFLEFHGNEAGMHADIAFATEIFEDFSCLSVEFEQDNAARNKLWEARHSLAYAYIHAYPGKKLMSTDVCVPISVLAETILYAREQLDHVGLAGGLVGHVGDGNFHALLMLNPNDTEEQAKADRFNEQIVQYALLRGGTCTGEHGVGIGKMKYQATEHGTSLAVMKSIKTALDPHNIMNPGKIFTM
- a CDS encoding GNAT family N-acetyltransferase, producing MTVVEIVIEQLKEEDHARYLEVLVESYSQYEKEYNNPEDWASYLSAIRASVGNPDAETILVAKRGNEILGGLQLFTDSEKAYGLPELTIHSTIVRLLGVHPQGRGLGIAKKLLHESFAFARARQDQALYLHSGDIMQVAINLYLSLGFVRDESKDFRKGDTLVKGFRYDL